A portion of the Spirochaetota bacterium genome contains these proteins:
- the cas1 gene encoding CRISPR-associated endonuclease Cas1 — translation MSDIYLISDYGKLYRNNRMFNFLYPDGTVSKFFPHNTQRLFIIGNIEITPEALKLLMHCKIEVVFLNKNGLFNGKLVFDDSKNVLLRKKQYDKLNNEQFILQWCKSIIDGKIQNQLVLANRIKRKHKETTQLQDCVSSMKNIIEKLETATTTNELRGYEGAASRMYFGAIKHAIIPHWAEFNGRSMNPPRDNVNAVLSFTYTLLNHLIESYIISEGMDTYVGYLHTVEYGRKSLIFDLMEEFRSPVCDTLTVALFNLGILNPEDFRTIDFSSNDDEYPLEPMDEEEDTVTTRKGVLLTKEGLKKVIEKFEAKLEETYYYMPLQKQLSYRKIIAQQVAHCKRVINDEESQYKPFEVK, via the coding sequence ATGTCAGATATATATTTAATATCTGATTATGGAAAGCTCTATAGAAACAACCGCATGTTTAACTTTTTATATCCTGATGGTACTGTATCAAAATTTTTTCCCCATAATACCCAGCGCCTATTTATAATAGGTAATATTGAAATAACACCGGAAGCATTGAAACTGCTGATGCATTGTAAAATAGAAGTGGTTTTTCTAAATAAAAATGGATTGTTTAATGGTAAGTTGGTTTTTGATGACAGCAAGAATGTATTATTACGCAAAAAACAATATGATAAACTTAACAACGAACAATTTATTTTGCAATGGTGCAAAAGCATTATTGATGGCAAAATACAAAACCAGCTAGTATTAGCAAACCGCATAAAGCGAAAGCATAAAGAAACCACACAACTACAGGATTGTGTATCCTCAATGAAAAATATAATAGAAAAGCTTGAAACTGCAACAACTACCAATGAATTGCGTGGCTATGAAGGTGCAGCTTCCCGAATGTATTTTGGAGCAATTAAACATGCAATAATTCCACACTGGGCTGAATTTAATGGAAGAAGTATGAACCCGCCTCGTGATAATGTCAATGCGGTGTTAAGTTTTACCTATACGTTACTAAATCATTTAATTGAAAGCTACATCATTTCAGAAGGTATGGACACCTATGTGGGCTATTTGCATACAGTTGAATATGGTCGAAAATCCCTGATATTCGATTTAATGGAAGAATTTAGATCGCCAGTGTGTGACACGTTGACAGTGGCACTGTTTAATTTAGGAATACTTAACCCTGAAGATTTCCGTACAATAGATTTTTCCAGCAATGATGACGAGTATCCGCTGGAGCCAATGGATGAGGAAGAAGATACAGTGACTACCCGCAAAGGTGTGCTTTTAACAAAAGAAGGATTGAAGAAAGTAATAGAAAAGTTTGAAGCAAAACTTGAAGAAACTTACTACTATATGCCCCTTCAAAAACAACTATCGTACCGCAAAATAATAGCACAACAGGTAGCTCATTGCAAGCGTGTAATAAATGATGAAGAAAGCCAGTACAAACCATTTGAGGTAAAATGA
- the cas2 gene encoding CRISPR-associated endonuclease Cas2 — protein sequence MKYLICYDICHPKRLTRVAKQLERMGIRVQYSFFNVEMDDEMLDSLIKNLMTLIDIGEDKIYVYPICSECRKKVIIDGTGQMLSLDTFLIL from the coding sequence ATGAAATATTTAATTTGCTATGATATATGTCATCCTAAACGTTTAACCCGTGTGGCAAAGCAATTGGAACGAATGGGCATACGGGTGCAATATTCTTTTTTTAATGTTGAAATGGATGATGAAATGTTAGATAGTTTAATTAAAAATTTGATGACACTGATAGATATCGGGGAAGACAAGATATACGTGTATCCAATTTGTTCAGAGTGCCGTAAAAAAGTTATTATTGATGGAACAGGGCAAATGCTTTCCCTTGATACGTTTTTAATTTTGTGA
- the cas2 gene encoding CRISPR-associated endonuclease Cas2, with amino-acid sequence METWLVIYDIRDEKRLRRIAKIMEQYGVRVQKSVFEAMCSQETIARMRKEAKTILEKEDSLIIIPLCARCWQKKKQYGVTTQGIGEYKQYYIC; translated from the coding sequence ATGGAAACCTGGCTGGTAATATATGACATCCGTGATGAAAAACGACTGAGACGCATAGCAAAGATTATGGAACAGTATGGTGTGCGGGTGCAAAAGTCGGTCTTTGAAGCAATGTGCAGTCAGGAGACAATAGCAAGGATGCGTAAAGAAGCAAAGACAATCCTTGAAAAAGAAGATTCATTGATAATCATACCATTATGTGCACGATGCTGGCAAAAGAAAAAACAGTATGGAGTAACAACCCAGGGTATAGGCGAGTATAAACAATATTATATTTGCTGA
- the csx20 gene encoding CRISPR-associated protein Csx20: MTAMFILMNHKLEETQKEDALITLKIDKFIFPPKNLQNLWEQIPPDKESIIEIIEPILNWLANHSNQGDYILVHGDFGATFIIVSWALQLKRIPVYSTTHRKYENKTNENGEVVNVHTFKHVMFRRYRML; this comes from the coding sequence ATGACGGCAATGTTTATATTAATGAATCATAAATTAGAAGAGACCCAAAAAGAAGATGCATTGATAACCTTAAAAATTGATAAATTTATATTCCCACCTAAAAATTTGCAAAATTTATGGGAACAAATACCTCCTGATAAAGAAAGCATAATTGAAATTATAGAGCCAATTTTAAACTGGCTTGCTAACCATTCTAACCAGGGTGATTATATATTAGTGCATGGAGATTTCGGAGCAACATTTATCATCGTATCCTGGGCATTGCAACTTAAAAGAATACCAGTATATTCAACTACACATAGAAAATATGAAAATAAAACAAATGAAAATGGTGAAGTAGTCAATGTGCATACTTTCAAACATGTTATGTTTAGAAGATATAGAATGTTGTGA
- a CDS encoding zf-HC2 domain-containing protein has translation MKNKRYLHKLLHSDFCAKGMIEKVIAFAEGKLDEREYPEIYAHLAECNYCRYMLEDFDIIPEYENYDKKQSPKISIKLDNDTIIPLNHENVMHYDTVSVLSSKSNDSIVDYNITSFSNPTLLRTIAHKDTIVIEIHTNNSDVTYWLINNQKGVHSNVYNGVAIFENIEKGIYLLSENMKNFCVIEIL, from the coding sequence ATGAAAAATAAAAGGTATTTACATAAATTGCTGCACAGTGATTTTTGTGCCAAAGGCATGATAGAAAAGGTAATTGCCTTTGCCGAAGGGAAACTTGATGAAAGGGAATATCCTGAAATTTATGCTCACCTTGCTGAATGCAATTATTGTCGATATATGCTTGAAGACTTTGATATAATCCCAGAATATGAAAATTATGATAAAAAGCAATCACCTAAAATTAGCATTAAATTAGATAATGATACAATTATTCCCTTAAACCATGAAAATGTAATGCATTATGATACTGTTAGTGTGTTAAGTAGCAAGAGTAACGATAGTATTGTTGACTATAATATAACATCTTTCAGCAACCCCACATTATTAAGAACTATCGCTCATAAAGATACTATTGTAATAGAAATACATACTAACAACAGTGATGTCACGTATTGGCTTATCAACAACCAAAAAGGTGTACATTCTAATGTTTACAATGGTGTTGCTATTTTTGAGAATATAGAAAAAGGTATTTACTTATTATCAGAAAACATGAAAAATTTTTGTGTAATAGAAATACTATAG
- a CDS encoding sigma-70 family RNA polymerase sigma factor codes for MEYLEIHNEDNDCTIDTIIHKYHYVLIQYINNLNNKYNNILDDDEVDDVLQDIYVKLISGALEKFRGECSLKNYLLHYIARSVFIDYCKRKYSKKIHVVSKKIHNDDEDESNSYEIPDDDRMNPENIFINQEFKQILEDELQNLTAKERLIFIMVEFDGLNQSKIAEKLKIKQPTVSEHYNNARTKLQKLLKTKYPQYVDSIYYEK; via the coding sequence ATGGAATATCTTGAAATACATAATGAGGACAATGATTGTACTATAGATACAATTATACATAAGTATCATTATGTATTGATACAATATATTAATAATTTAAACAATAAATACAACAATATTCTGGATGATGATGAGGTTGATGATGTACTTCAGGATATTTATGTTAAATTAATATCCGGTGCGCTTGAAAAGTTTAGAGGTGAATGTTCACTAAAAAATTATTTGTTACATTATATTGCCCGATCTGTGTTTATTGATTACTGTAAAAGGAAGTATTCAAAGAAAATACATGTTGTAAGCAAAAAGATACATAATGATGATGAAGATGAAAGTAATAGCTATGAAATACCTGATGATGATCGTATGAATCCTGAAAATATATTCATCAATCAGGAGTTTAAACAAATACTTGAAGATGAATTACAAAACCTTACTGCAAAAGAGCGACTTATATTTATTATGGTGGAGTTTGATGGATTAAACCAGTCAAAGATAGCTGAAAAGCTTAAAATAAAACAACCTACAGTATCAGAACATTATAATAACGCTCGTACTAAACTTCAAAAATTACTAAAAACAAAGTATCCTCAGTACGTTGATAGTATATACTATGAAAAATAA
- the csx2 gene encoding TIGR02221 family CRISPR-associated protein, which translates to MAKVMLSFLGTNKYLKCNYEYNNVVIKNVYYVQEAIAKLFCNEWGKGDSIIVFVTQEAYKTNWVTGTSYDNKKIDGLEKVLQIFAQEKNVTVKYVTIYGGRNEDEIWSIFDAVINSVNQGDEIIIDVTHAFRAIPMFAVVVINYLQMVKNVSFIGLYYGAIESLGRLQDIALKNIEERNAPIIDLSSFVYLLQFSNGVYNFIQYGDANEISKYALNTVKPILKETQGKDEISQKIRHIAESLKTITQNFAYCRGKDIIKYNFAKLYRDIQELKEHFNGKVLSLKPLQPLLDNILQKLDLFKEFDDVINAKKGIVASWWCLQHNLIQQSITILQESLITLVCIKFRLDYENLKYRELVGSAFYKINSQKRGKVVHKDENKEIEPLLSDPLILLLSDIYNQLTQIRNDINHANFRKDIKKCEDIYKEIWEVLEKVLSIITV; encoded by the coding sequence ATGGCTAAAGTAATGTTAAGTTTTTTGGGGACTAATAAATACCTTAAGTGTAATTATGAATACAACAATGTGGTCATCAAAAATGTTTATTATGTTCAGGAAGCTATAGCAAAGCTGTTTTGTAATGAATGGGGTAAAGGAGATTCAATTATTGTGTTTGTTACCCAGGAAGCATATAAAACGAATTGGGTAACTGGTACAAGTTATGATAATAAAAAAATTGATGGGCTTGAAAAGGTATTGCAGATATTTGCTCAGGAAAAAAATGTTACAGTAAAATATGTGACAATTTACGGAGGACGGAATGAAGATGAAATATGGAGTATATTTGATGCGGTAATTAATTCTGTTAATCAGGGTGATGAAATTATAATTGATGTAACTCATGCCTTCAGAGCTATACCAATGTTTGCTGTGGTCGTGATTAATTATCTACAAATGGTTAAAAATGTTTCATTTATTGGATTATACTATGGTGCTATAGAATCATTAGGAAGATTACAGGATATTGCTTTAAAAAACATTGAAGAAAGAAATGCACCAATTATTGATTTAAGCAGTTTTGTGTATTTATTACAATTTTCAAATGGAGTTTATAACTTTATACAATATGGTGATGCAAATGAAATAAGCAAATATGCATTAAATACTGTAAAGCCAATTTTAAAAGAAACACAAGGTAAGGATGAAATATCACAAAAAATACGACATATAGCGGAAAGTTTAAAAACTATAACACAAAATTTTGCATATTGCCGAGGAAAAGATATTATAAAATATAATTTTGCAAAATTATATAGGGATATACAAGAACTTAAAGAACATTTTAATGGCAAGGTTTTATCTTTAAAACCATTGCAACCATTACTTGATAACATTTTGCAAAAATTGGATCTATTTAAAGAATTTGATGATGTAATAAATGCTAAAAAAGGAATAGTTGCATCTTGGTGGTGTCTTCAGCACAATTTAATTCAACAAAGCATTACAATTTTACAGGAGTCATTAATAACGCTGGTATGTATAAAATTTAGGCTGGATTATGAAAATCTGAAGTACAGGGAACTGGTTGGAAGTGCATTCTATAAAATAAATTCTCAAAAAAGAGGAAAAGTAGTACATAAAGATGAAAATAAAGAAATTGAACCTTTGTTATCAGATCCATTAATACTTTTATTAAGTGACATATATAATCAATTAACTCAAATACGTAATGATATTAATCATGCAAATTTCAGAAAAGACATAAAAAAATGTGAAGATATATATAAAGAGATATGGGAAGTACTGGAAAAGGTTTTATCAATAATCACAGTCTGA